A stretch of DNA from Polyodon spathula isolate WHYD16114869_AA chromosome 4, ASM1765450v1, whole genome shotgun sequence:
CTTTTATGGTTGCAAATAGCATTCTAACCTCAAGGACATTTGTCTCTACCTGCTGCCCTGCCTAATATCAAGTGGtaataaatgtactttatttCAAGCGTCCCGCTTTTGTGAACCACTCTTGTCTATATAggattttcttttactgtttacTTTTATGACTCCAGAATTCTTGAAGCGCTGCAcatgcttttttctttaaatcagttACAAACTATGGCAAAGTAATTACAAACATTGTGCACATTCCTTTGTGAATTGCAATCATTAAATGTTCCCAAAGTTTGCTTGCTGATTTTAGATGTTGTCTGACCTGTATTAGTCAATAGTTAATAAGGTCATTTTTAAGCTGAAGGAGAGCCCTTTTTCTGTGGCATCTGGAAGCTGTAGGACTGAATTGCAAATAAGGCAGTTTGTGTGAAATTGTCATGAATTACTTTAGGCCCTAGTCATATAcgatatacaaatatttttttccacaaCTTAACtcacagttaaaatatatattttttttgtatctggaagaaaaattttgttttttaaagtacaaaaacatTCATTGGTAAAGACAAGAATTAGACATGGAGTTTATTTACAAGCCTATCACTGTAATGTAGGTGTGCAAACATTGGCCATGTTTATAATGGGGGAAAATGGACTGGTACGCCATTGGTGCACTTTGTAACATTTCTGAGGTACTTACATTTTTAGGAGGGTTTACAATCTTGTCTTGATAATTATGACATTTGAGATTGAAGTTTGCATTTTCTGTGTTGAAATtatgtttattgaaaaaatatataatgaaaaaaaaaagagagaggtgTAAATTGAACCCAGAATTACAGGTTTATAAACAACTATTTTACCACTGTACCACCTGTGCTTTTTAAAGAATAGATTAAATCCCATCTTTTATAAAAACCAACATCATACAGTGTTTGCTTTGGAGGAAGGTTACAGGTGGGCTTTATAAAACGTGATGCAGAAATACCTTATAGGCAGATTACAAAATGGCATAGAATTGTTGGAGTTGCCCTACCATATGATGTACTGAATGGCACAGTACAATGTTTAACAAGCCAAACCTGACTGGAACCCTTCTGGTTGTACTACATTAtatcagacaaaaaataaaattacgtGCATGACAGCATACTGAATTATGGGAAGAGAATGTACCATTTTAGCTTGCTAAATGGTACATTCAAATAAAGTTGTCTATtgctagttttattttaaattagtgtATTCCTCCCAGGGCATATAAACTTGTATACTGTTTTTATGTACCAGCATTCaacaaaacatttctatttttttcaaactgtaaactatTATGCCTATGATTGTCAAATGCATTTGCACTATTCCTAAAGGACCACATTTCTTTGATCGTCCATTCAGTATTTATTAGAtatagttaaattaaattaactgtgTCTTTTGATAGACCACTCAGCTGGTACTTAATTATCCCAAGAGGGAGGATTTACAGTGTAAACAACATATTGCATCCATGTAAAGATGTGTGTTGTCAGTTCTATAATTGACTAACCCGCATCTCATTAGCCTGCTGGGAAGAAGGTGACAGCAGCTGGCAAGTATACAAAACAAGTCATTTAAAAACTCATTTGTGTTTGCTTACGAGATGACAGAAAGCAGCTTTTTGATGTATCAGTCTTCATTACTTCCACTAGAAAGATGCTGTGACTCTTCCATCTGTTAAATAACAGTCTTAGCtaaattaaaacacttttaattacACTTTGGCTAAGATGAATTTGGTAAATTTTAAGATATGCAGAAGCCTGCCATAAAcagtaatacaatatattatatgcagggcttctgattttcggtttaaACCGACAAAAAAAGATAAACTGAGTATTGTTCTGTTCGCGAGATTTAAAGCTACATTACAGTTTAATAAGGAGTATTTACACGCTTGTGgaatttcaaacagaattgcaaatgctggcaaaatgtaaaaaaatgcctaaacacacagaaaccaaaGAAGAATATGCATCTGACcttaaggattttgttgtggaaaacaaaggaaagaaagtacaaTTGAAGCGTGCAGGTACTGCCGAGTTGCAATAAAtccatacagtatgtaaaatttgaaagcctggaaaaaaaacaaaaaacgatttacatataactcgaaaaataacaaaaaataagcaccaagaaatttcattaataaaaactgaaaaacagaagccctaattatatgtttaaaatgtgtaaaatgactGTCTGGTGTCTTTGTACTGCTGCAGTACATGTCACCTTAAAAGCCAGAGTTATGATGACAGCCATATGTTTTTGCAGATTGGCCAAACTAATGCATTTATTCAGGGTTGAAGGCATAGCTGCTTGGATGTTATGTttcttatagatatatatatatatatactcttcaGACAGTTTGCCAGCCGAGCCAACAACCATGAATACATCAGAGAATTGCGTGAATTCACTCTGTTCGATCTGCGGAGACAAAGCAACAGGCAAACACTACGGGGCCTCCAGTTGTGATGGCTGCAAGGGCTTTTTCAGACGGAGCATTAGAAAGAGCCATGTATATTCCTGCAGGTAATTTTGTgtggaagaaaataaatattaaactttgTCCTATTGAAATaataacagcattaaaaaaaggtacaattaTATACatgtcagtacattttattttcattttaggaAAATCCACAAAAATATAATGATGAGTTGAACACAATTATATTAttgaaaagctaaaaataaactaGAATGTTTGTGCTTACAGGAATTGTTTCTTAggactgcagtttattttttttatattttctcccATTTATAAGAGAGTGGTAAAAATGGTCTTTATACAATTCTTAATGTTTGCTTTAATCACTGTAATAACTTAATGCTTTAACCGACAGGTTTAATCAACAATGTGTTATTGACAAAGACAAGAGGAATCAATGCAGATTTTGCAGacttaacaaatgtttttatgcAGGAATGAAAAAAGAAGGTAATTACTGAACATGTACTGTTTCTTGTATAGACATTGGGGTGAAAATATATCCATTTAATTTGcctttttagtttgtatttacaCAATGCAAAATGCTTCTTCATTAGCTCTGGCAATTTCAGGCATAGTTCAATACATAACCATAGTTTGGTGGTTATAGGTGTAGACCATGTGCTCACTATCCTGTCTTTCTAGGTTGATGTctttttgtacaaataatacaataaatatgcCTGAATACAATGTTAAATATTGACTGCTGTTTTGCTCAAAGTGTAAATTGTATAATTTCTTGTAAAAGTAAAATACCTGTTAATGCAGCAAAATGAACAAGAAACAACGTAAGCATCTACAttttaactggtttatttacACTACTgtagcaacagttttttttttttttttttcagagaacatACCTCTATAAATGCTAGTGTATgtcttcctataaaaaaaaaaaaaaaaaaaaatacaatacaaacagttCATACTCAATGGAGCACATAATGTTTGTGATTAGTTTAGTGTTAAGACCACATCGTGTTATGACCATTCATCCACCAGGGAATATACACTTCATTGACTATGCATTAAAGAGACATAGACGTTTTAATTTCCAAGCAATAATTTTTGGCTATGATTAGATCTACTGAGTTAAATGGTTTGCTTATTTTCCAGCTGTACAGAATGAAAGAGACCGGATAAGCTCTAGAAGAGATAAATCCCAGAGCAGCAGTTTACCATCTATAATTGCACTGGCACAAGCTGAAAGTCTCTCTCGGCAGGTATGTACTCCCATTATGGACAGAAAAAATcgaatgcatttttttcattaaaaatctaGATACTAGACAAATTGTTTCATTAACACAACTCTGCTAACTAAAGATATTGCATTATACATTTTAGATTATATTTACTTGAAAACATGatagaaaaatgaaatgagaTGTAGCAAAGGCCAAACTAATAATGAATATCTGTATACAGATATTTAGCAAATTTGCATCTTAAAAAGTATGCATAGTGTTATTAATGACTCTTCTATAGAATGACAGTTGCTAATTTGCATGCACATTAGTCTTTACTGAAGCATCAATAGTGTAATTTTGATTTGCAATTTTCCACATGACTGCTTTTGTGATTTTACTTTGAGAACATCACCATCTTGTGGACCAATTTGTGTGTCCTTAGACTAGTAACttaatttaaacttttatatCCATTTCTCTTTAGATCAGTGTGCCCAGCCCTGGAGTACCTACAGATATATCAGCGAAGAAAATTGCCAGTATTAGCGATATATGTGAATCTATGAAGCAGCAGCTATTGGTTCTGGTAGAATGGGCAAAACATATTCCAGCATTTTGTGAATTACCACTAGATGATCAGGTAATTAtttcatatgaaaaaaaagaacatctccatttaaaaagagcacatttgtattgattttatacaGTGTGCCTTTCAGCATGCAgatacagtaattattttgtaattatgcaaGTACTGTCAGActgttttgtatacagtatactggAACAGGCAATTACCAGTGCAATACGTTATACTGTCAGCCTCATACTGATATACAAGaagaaatatacatttgtaaattGGTAAAAACAGGGGTTGTCAAGCTTTTTTTAATCATGCCCCAccttagcaatttttttttgttggctccccccccccccaaacagtaCTGAGAATTcaaaatcacatatcagaaatcagaCAATCacagtatttgccaaaattccagtaaatcttaacCTGTGTACAGTGTCATTCCGTGCATAGAACACTGCTCCTAATtccaatgttatatatatatatatatatatatatatatatatatatatatatatatatatatatatatataagagtgaGTGATTAGAACCAGTGGAAAATCTAGTGCCAGTAAAAGTCATAATGGTAGTAACATACTAAGAAAACACAACCTTTTGTAAAATAGAGTGTCCTATTAACTGCTCTCTTTCTAAGAAATTATTACCAAAATCgctacaaacttttaaaaacaaacgttTCTCCAGCtgcccttttgtttttaataaacattagCCAGTGCATCACCACAGTCAACATACTGAGGACGAGATTCATCTGCAGTgccaaaaaaaaagctatatacaATTTCTAAGTAATTTTCTTCATATTTCCAAACCTCTCTGTCTTTTTTCAGGCACCAGAAACTGATTCATTATATACAGAACAAGGGCACAATGTGGCAGGAACAAAACAGTCACTGATTCTGAAACACACAATTGAGTCTCTGTATTATTAAACGTGGTTTTCCAGACTATCATaggtaaactaaaaacaaataaaacataaattaaaaaaccAGCAAAACATTTGCGAGTTTGTAAACTTCATATTTAGACttatttgtaaaattatattttgaaatgtatttttattgctataattactgtattattaaaggaACAAGTTTCCAATATAGCCATTAATTAAACATTCTTGACAATGTGTACAGTTGTGAGAAACTTAAATTGTTACTGTACTTTTAGCAACACAGTAAGTCCTGACAAAGGCTAATAGGTGGTAATGCCCAATGTGGAGACTTATTGTTTCAGACTTCAATGTTATATCATATTTCTAGGCCTGTTTTGAAAtgacttcatattattatttgtattcaaatgtatttcaaaaccaGCTTGTTGACATGGTTCTTGATGGCTCATTTAATGCAATTGTACAGTAAATCAATGGAGACATAGTTCTGTGTATGTTTCCCCTaagatttgatatatatatatatatatatttgtttgtattcTGTATTTAGGTTAGTCTGTTGAGAGCACATGCCGGGGAGCACTTACTTCTTGGGGTAGTGAAGCGATCAACCCCTTACAAAGATCTCCTTCTTCTCGGTAATACATGCTCATCCTCTTTTGCAAGAAAttgcacatttttgttaattattttgttaaagtgCGAATCTGAACTTGTGCTAGATGCTGGTGTTTGCATGTACAAgtctgtatgtgtttttattttaagacttGTGTAACTCTGAGCCAACAAGTCCCCCCTCCACCCCACACATAATCCTATTCATTCTGCAAGTATGTGAATTTACATCAGTCTGCCCAGTAATAATTCTAAGGTACAGCACACTTAAAAATGTAACCTGGTCATGCTTTTACTTTTGAATGTTGAGGTGGCTTAATTACATAAACTACCATTAGTAAGAACTTTGCTAGGGCTGACAGACGCAAATGGTACCTTTGCACAAATGCACTTTGGTTTCCTTAGAATCTAGAAAAACTGCACTTGAATCTCTCTGGTTCTTGGGTATCCAATTTgagttaatgacaggaaatgaTCCCAATCTTCAACATAAAATACACTCTCACATATAACAGAacaagattagttcagatattgtagatcctaacAAAGTTtgcgtacactgtgttgtatgtgatccATGCAtagccattgctggtagtgtcaagtgagctgttcagtgtgttgatatgtaaataaagcCTGTTTGCCTGTGGgacatatcaacttcaacctccatcttgatctcctgcctgggactcagcagcgaatgcacgcacccacatggcagacggctactGTGTCAAAGGAATTattaccctgtatctttctaaacaagggatttaggggagctccctaataaaagctgaatctcaaaacaataactgtgtgaatatagtaattcttacagctgtgtataatataattttaaatatctttttacatatccgcccttactctgttCCCAgggcagtcggatatgcgacagattactgtacttgCAATTGTAGTTGTCAAAGCTCAGCATCTACCATAGACACAGCCTGAAGGGAATTGGAAGCTTTGTATAGCACTTGTGcaaatgtataatttggagcaAGTGATTCATCAcctttgtaaatgtgtgtgttatttggGGGACATGAACAAGGGCTTCTTCCCCTACTCCCATAACATCTGCTAATCCCCTATTTAACATCCAAGCTTTGAATTTTCTCTCGGTcttgcttttttttggttttccaacatcctccccccccccccccactatacTTCCTCTTCTATTCGGCTCTCCACTTCTGGAACTGCACTTTCCTCTGCAGTGGTCCCCCTcttgggggtaagtgaagctcatTTTCCAACCTAGAAGCCCAGCCCCCGCTGGCATCGTCCTCGTCGAGGCAGGTTCAACGAAAGTCAAGGGGGACCCCCGGCCAATTTGTAACTATCACTGTCATCTTTTCATTTCCTCCTCTAGAtcccccttgggggaagtatcgTTTGCTTCCCAGACTTGGAGACCGAACCgttcggtctcacctccgtgagccaaggggaatctccttaCTCTTTTCTAAGTTATAAGCACATATGTTTTATTATCAATTCTTGAGGTCTTCCTTTACGCAGCCCTCAATTATGTCCAGGGAATTGGGAATTCATATTGTGATGGAAGagatgtttgtttttgaaatggaTAAACCACGCATAACAACATAAAGAATTTGAGCAttaggggatgtatgcagctgatagtgacaaaaaataatgatgtgcagatttcgCAGCTGTCAGCTGGAACGGAAGTCAAAAGATACTGTCGTTAAGCATCAGTTGTTTATTCCTTTTGTGTAAAATATGTctggtttgcttgtattttgtatcagtatgctaattctttgttttattttaagtggtgcaaactttgcacttgaacaaatgctgttttggttttgcatgaatttgaatgaatgaatctgctttgcttagtgtttcaATACTGAGAAACTTTGCTTGCTTATTGTATCCCAGAGCACTGCTTCAGTACAATGGGATTGACAAACAAttcctatagttttttttttttttaatgggtagattgctgtatgtgcccCACAATAGCagagcagtgtatatatatatatatatatatatatatatatatatatatatatatatatatatatatgtgtgtgtgtgtttattttattgtatttttatagagggcatgggcaatatttactgtaaataggcagttaattaaagagTGGGGGACTGTAAGTTACCGTTACTgctgctaatgagaaattatggtaactaaataattttgtctgtttatgtcaaaaagtttaaaaaaaggcggataatgtttaagaaaaaatatgtacatgtattatttgtatacatctatttcagttattttattaatgtgtatctgtaatataactaaataaaacaacatttttagcaggtaaaatgaaaataaacaaaatttgtgaaaaataaaacaaaaaatgataatataaaaagaaactcATGGGGCTCTAATTATACTTCACCCCAGATAACAAAATCTAAAATACAGTCCATGCTTATGTATTCTTGAGACATTCCCACTTAAACAATGCTAACAGCTTTTTTCTTAAATCTTAAAGATTGCAGAttgttaaattgcatttaaaaagtatattatacAATTGTACTGATTAATCTTCCTTCTTTAAGGCAATGACTATGTTATCCAGCGCAACTGTCCTGAAGTTGAGATTAGCCAAGTTGCAAACCGGATTTTGGATGAACTGGTCGTGCCTTTTCAGGATATTCAAATAGATGACAATGAATATGCCTCTTTAAAGGCTATTGTCTTCTTTGATCCAGGTAAGGAATTCTCAAAAAAGAGTACACTGCATAATGTTAATTCAACAAAGCGATAAAAGAGCACAAA
This window harbors:
- the LOC121313822 gene encoding LOW QUALITY PROTEIN: hepatocyte nuclear factor 4-gamma-like (The sequence of the model RefSeq protein was modified relative to this genomic sequence to represent the inferred CDS: substituted 1 base at 1 genomic stop codon) encodes the protein MNTSENCVNSLCSICGDKATGKHYGASSCDGCKGFFRRSIRKSHVYSCRFNQQCVIDKDKRNQCRFCRLNKCFYAGMKKEAVQNERDRISSRRDKSQSSSLPSIIALAQAESLSRQISVPSPGVPTDISAKKIASISDICESMKQQLLVLVEWAKHIPAFCELPLDDQVSLLRAHAGEHLLLGVVKRSTPYKDLLLLGNDYVIQRNCPEVEISQVANRILDELVVPFQDIQIDDNEYASLKAIVFFDPEAKGLSDSSKIKSMRYQVQISLEDYINDRQYDSRGRFGELLLLLPTLQIITWQMIEQIQFVKLFGMAKIDNLLQEMLLNGTVNDAIHTHHPVHPHLAQDPLTDQTVLVSSIPPPVLTXHISTLETPLRSPPQGSAPEQYKATSN